DNA from Vitis vinifera cultivar Pinot Noir 40024 chromosome 19, ASM3070453v1:
CAATATCTTACCAATACTTTGTAATGCATCAACTAGAAGCCACCATATATGAATATTTCTCAGAATCTCATGTACTCTGAATTATAGAGTTAATTGTGATGGGTTGACAGCATTATTCTGTCTGGCCTCAGTAAATGCTCAGAAAGAAGCTGCTCTCTCATCAAAGCTACCATGACTATCATAATTTCTTCTCATAAAAGTTGAGAAATCTAATGGTAATTGAGATATGTTAGCTACATAAATGGTTCAGATGGCATAAACCTGGACACATGTGcctatcaataaataaataaactcggTCACATGTGTGCCATTTGATTCAAAATTTGAATAGCAGCAATTGAATTGCATCGTGAGTGAACATCAGATAACAATATAAGCAGAAATGGAAGCATACCGATCAACCCctaattttccatattttccttcaatatattcatttattctttgCTCAGACATTTCTGAAGGCCTCACAAACCTGTGACAGAAATATgggaaaacaagaataaaaaattggcAATAAAAAGGTATGAACCAAAAAATTTAACATCTCAATAGATCCTATTTGAATTAAGTTATTGTCTCACATATGACATCAAACACAGCAACAGTAAAGTACAAAAATGAATTGTTTCCACAAGGCAACACTCAGGAGACATAAATTGTTGACTGTTTCTCCACCTGCATGATATGTTCATGAATTTTCTCCTGCATAGAAGGGATGGATCTGTAATGGTAAATCAAATGCATCAAAAAATAACTAGATCTGTTTCCTAAATGCTGCAATAAGCGTTATCTATAGTGCTTCCAATGATCAAATAGGATGAATAGCATTCTACACTATGTGTTTTGATCTGTAGACATATTGCAACAGTACAGAACAGCAGTGATCTGTTCAGTGCTAAATATGAACCCTTGCTGTATCTAATGAACTGGTGGCAATGATAATGATTACTGGCTTCAGATACTCTAATTTGATGTCATGCATTAACAAGAGGGTTAAAGATGGCTGCTTATCATTAAACCGAAATGTGCGAGTGCATAAGTTTATTATTGAAGTTCCATAGAAAAAACTGGGAAAATAAACACCATAACTCTGGCCTTATAGAACAGTGCACaaagaaccaaaaaataaataagtaaataaataagaggGCATTATTAATTGCAACCATTTTGAGCATGCCATAAGGGAAAGAACGTGGAACCTGTGGAACAAATCCACGACATCCATTGTTTTTGCATTAATCATCAGAACAGGAAATTCAAGAATCTCAATTTTTCCCTCCAAATCAAGCACCAGGAAAAAATCTAAATGCTGGGACTGCAAATGTTGAAAATTTGCTGCATTTACTTGAAGCTCCCTGGAGCAATTGTGATTGAATGTCTCTAGGTGCGTAGGGTCATCCATCTGCATGACAGAGAAACTTCAATCGGAATCACAactcaaaactattttttattaaattgaacaTCCTTCTACAATATGTTGACAACAGCAtgcatttttgttttccaataaATAAGCAAAGAATCCACTAGATAATGCCAAGAGAAGGGGCAAAACCTGAGTACCTGCTGAGTATACCATAGAAACCCCACGAGCAGAAAACacaaaagaaggagaaaaattCACCTACAACTAAAGTCATACATAGATAAAATCCAAAGAACGAAAAATGGACACCCCCCTATCACTTTACATCCTCCTCCACAAAGAAGCAAATGATTCAGCACCAAGCATTTTGCTTAAAAATCAATTCCTTGAACCCCCCAACTAATCAAAACTCAGCCTTTTTCTATCTTTCCAAATTTACTAAGTACTACTATGGCGAGCTGATGCCCAAATGGAAGGCCTTCTCTTATCCAAAAGTCTACCAATTGCAATTCTGATTGGATAATAGTCAGTAAGGCTGTGAATCAAACCAGGCTATCAACATCGCCCCCGGTTGTGAGCTAAAACTAAAtcccttttttttaaatttgagcaGCAAACTATTCTTCTCGGGTAATGTGGTTCATTCCCTTTAGGAATCAAACCAAGCTACTCAAGCTCGAGAGAGGAACAAACCGAGCTAAATCCTACTTCAGAGCTCCTTAATTTTGCAATCAAGCTTGAGCAGTCTACTGCTCTGCTCAGCTCCAACTATCAAATGAAACACATGTTCCAATCACGCctcatcaatatatatatatatagagagagagagagagagagaaagatgaaTAACACCAACCAAACTTACTCAATTTCAAAAACACATTCTCTAAAAGGATGGCCAATTCCACAAAGAAAACCAAACCTTAGTTTCACAAAGCTAAACTCCGTCTCCTGCAAACGCTCCACTACATTTATATCCTCTACTAGATAAAACCCCACCATCATATCCACTAAAAAGAACAAATTACGATGCAACCCAAGTGGGTATAAGCTCAACAAAGTGGGCATTCGATACTGAAACATTTAATCGAACATGTGGAGTGCACTCACCTTTGTACACTTACCTTGCGTGTAGTACAAACACATGGGCCTCCAGCGATCGCTGGCCTTGGGAGAAGCAGTGAGGAGCGAAGGAGGGGATGGGTGAGGAGTAGAAATGGAAGCGGAGAGGGTAAATGTACGAACTGGAGGGGAGAGAGAGGAAGGAGATGAAACATAGGGAATGAGAGACGAGAGAGAACCGTAGCGAAACGGAGAAACCCTATAAAATGCCATTTTCTGTTTGGTTTGAATAGGAATGGACCGTTGGGAGGTTTTAtagttgaaaattaatttaaatagttaaattttaataaatatttattcattttcaaatatcttataactaataaaattaaaataaaacgcAGTAAGTACATAAAATCTTGGCCAACTATGGGCGGACAGATTCTACAAGGAGAAGAGTGATTTTGAGAGggttaaaaatacttaaatgctttttaatatttttataaaaaaattaagtgtttgaCACATCCTCATGGAGATCCACAGTTATGTTCTATGGGATTATGATACCAAATAGATAAACATCCGGATTAGGGATTTGTAACAACTCATATCTAATCACGTAAATATTATCCGGTTTGTATTTAAATGAGTTCTCACAACTTCAAAATGTgtttataagattaaaaatacctcatatacatatatattaatcCATTGcactaattttctttcatatatgatgtgagatatcatattaatcaagttttgaaaatacctttaaaaaacaaaattttcaattaaaataattttaaacaataCCTTGGTAAATAGTACTTGTATAAAGCTTTTTCTATGTTATAATAcgaaaaaatatattatcaaaatatttttttatctatatttaaATAGTAAGTGATTTACCATAAGATTGTTTTTAATGGAAAGACTACTAAATGtttattacaaattaaaaacattttaatcaattttacaaattaaaattattacaaaCTATAGGCTCAAAGGGGTCTTAACGACTTTAAAACATGTCAACATCCTCACTATGTTCTAGAAGATTATGAGACCAAACAAACCCCCTGctctaatatcatttataatgactcatatttaattgtataaatattatctGCTTTGAATCCAAATAGGTTACTTTAAAACTCGTTTACATTGTTCAAAAAAGTTTATACTTTTATGAAATGAGAAACTTTCTCCCAATGTGAGATATCTCAatctacaaaaatattaaatattaaaagtatttccATCATAATCACTCTTGAAACCAAATTTGAAATCACTTTTATTGTAAAAACCCATCATATATTTGGATTTAAAACGAAAAGTATATATTTAGGTGTTATCTTATGGAATGATTGTAATTTACATGAGAGTTCTCCACAAATCATGATTCCACAAATCATGCTTTCATATTGCAAAAAGGGACCATGAAGATACTTGACACCCCTCTTTTATCATGAAAagtacaaaattaaacaaaaaaagaaaaaggaaaaaagttaggagtttaaattatcttatttaatttattatgaaaaatacggaaaaaaaaattaagtataattaaaattatttgaaattaatataaaaacataagatAAATCACAATAACCATCTTTAGATTCCTCAACTTCTTTACTCCATGAAGGATAGAGAAGTTTGGAGTagagaatgaagagaaagttTAGGTTAAGGAAATGCCTACTTTACAACAAAATGTTCATATCATAAACATTCCCCCTGTATGTGCAAATCCAGATGAGACttcacaaaaactaaaaaaaaaaaaacagaaaaaaataaaaaaaaagaaaaaaaaaggaaaggaaagagagaaaaaggaatcAGAATACATTACTTGCATTGAACTACATAAAATGAACAACATAAGATTAGTTCTTTGGGCAAAATGGAGATCTACAAGAGCCTGAAATCGACTGAGAAAGTTTCATTTGGACATCAACCCCTCagtcgtcttcttcttcttcatcatcatcatcatcaagctCGGTGAAATCTTCTATTACATCAGTTCGACCAGGTTGCTTACTCATTGATTTCAtttcatcaatttcaatttgtaaCAATGCGTCACACACTACCCTTTCTGCCTGCAGTATTTTCGGGCAAGCTGGAGCAAGAAGAGATAGTAAAGAAAGATGGTAAGATATGCAGCTAGTGCAGAGTATTTCATTAGTTAGGATTGAAACAATAACTTGAATACCTGCAACAGGACATTGAGCGCGTCCATGTTTGGATTTTATGTAGTGCAAGATGGCCTTCTTTTCATAAATATGCTTGCAATCCACACTGCACCAGGAGGGGaattgagaagaaaatgaaatgaaacataAAAATGTGTAAGAATAGTTTTATGTCCCAATATATGCAACTAGCAATGGCCAGTATGAAGCTTGCGCTCTATACTTTCCCCTGCATAACGACTCTTCATGGAATTAACTTCTTTGTGTTGTATTGGGAAATGGCATAGTAATATTACTGCAACATACTAGACTGTTTCTGTTGCCTATTAGacagttttttttcttataaatacaCTACCTTGTGTTATCAGTGTTTAGTCCAATGCAACTTTATAAATCACGACTGAAGCCTTAAAAGGAAAGTACATTATGAGGCATTAAAAGGGAAGTACATTATGAGGAAGTCATATGAATGAACCAGTGCTGTACAAGAGGTTGACAGGAATATATATGAGCAAAGAAAGTTAGAAGTAACACAACTGCTGAAGTTCTAATGCCAGATATGACTAAACAGATCAGGATGGTGAAAAAGGTTTCATGTAGCCTCAGTGTAGttgagattgaaaattgttggtagaatttttccttttttccccttGGAATGGTGGTGGCGGCGGTAAGGAAGCGGTGGACAAGTGGATGGATTAAGAGAACATTTTGAATATGAACATAATGTCCATTTTGATCAAGTAATAAATTGCTTGTATATTACTTGTATACATTCAGATTCTAGGTTCTGGGTTCTTGCTGCTTCGTACTTTTATGGAACATATTGCTACATGTTGACAATTAAAAGCACAACAAACTTATATTTTACATTCAAAGGGACACACCACAGGCAGAATAATATGTTTTTCCAACTTAAAGCAGTACACCCAcctaccaaaatttaaataaaaaaggggaATAAAGTTAGAACTAATAACCAACTCATCACTTCGCATTATCTAGCTCTAAACAATCAGTCAAGATATGATATATTGTTCATATCATTGTAGCAactgaaatattttttgtataaacaaaagaaaaaccaaatcaATCTGATTATGACCCTGGGAAGCAACATCTAGGAGGATGTGGATAAATAGAAGGGTGAGAGAAAGAATAGCAATGATATATGATTCCAATATAATATGTAAGGTCTATTAAATCATTTCATAACAAACTGATATACAGAATTCTACCTGTATCCAAAAGcctttttttgtatttcttatTTGTCATTTTGAAAGGgctaacttaatttaagttatgcACAATAACTCTATTGCCTCTTCATTGAAGCATTGTGTTTTACTGTacatctctttctctctttctcatcAGAAGCACAGATTCCATTGGTTCATGAATTAAAAAAGTACAAAAGGGATGAATGATCCTTCAAAGCAGAAcaaaaagagtaaaaaagaaTCCTAAAAAATAACCTGACTAAGAAGCCAAAGTGGAAAACAGAATATAAAACAAAGATACATCTTAGAGAGCCGCAGTATGCACAACAAAAACCTCTTAATTTACAGCCCCATTCACAACCTCATCCCTAACCTAAACTCACCAAAGACTTTTTTAATGCAAGCACACATTTTGTACAGTTGAGACAAGTCTAATTGCCTGATCTAGGAAGTTATTAATATTCTACAAGCCAAAGCATAAGCATTTATGTTCCATCATCAATTATAAGGGAGAGTCAACCCCACACACAAAAATTGCTAAACAAAATGGAAAAGTGAACCAGGTATAGCCTATAATCATTAACACCcaacaatggaaaaaaaagaaagaaagaaaatccagTTAGCCAATCGAAAAAAGGACAAATAACACAAACTCATCCTGCATTTGGAATCCACAAACCATGCATGAAGAGCACATACttgtttaattaattcaatAGTCTTTACATGCATATGCTTCTGTCTTTCAGAACAACCATGCCAGGAGTCACTAACGAGTATGAAATATCAGAAAGCCTGATATATCATGTCAGTCTATTCCTTACAAGCTTGGGCTTTTGGGCTAGTTGGTTGTCTAACAAGGTATTAGAGCTTTGGTTTCTAGCAGTATTGGTTTGAATCTCTCCTCTATTTATTTCCTCCATTCATGGAACCATATGCAAGCGGATGCCACATGTGAGGATGGCTGTTAAGTCTTAGCTAGTCTGATAAACATCATTGGTTGATTCCATATGAGCTTAAGCTTCTGGGGATAATTGGTAGGTTAACAGAAGTGACCCacggtaaaaaaaaatgtgaatctTTTTTTTCCTAAGTAAAGATATAAATTTTAGTTGGAAAGATCACAATTTCCCTGGAGAAATTGGAGATATGTGGTAAATTTTCCTCAAGCTTCATGGTAAAGTATCCTTGGAAATAGATGGAGCCCTAGCTATATATATTGCTGGAATTTTCATCCAAGAGCTATTTTCCATTGAAAAGAATGAAGCCTGCAGGAAAACAACAGGGAAAAAATTCTGAAGTGATTTATACCATACCTGCGAACTGGATCTGCTAATTCAGTAACAGGTCTTCCACTTAATGGGCAAGTAATATTCAAGAGGTTGCATTGTGTACTGGTCATTACAATGTCCTCCTGCTCATCACCTGGCATTGGCTGTCCTGCATGGTGAACATTCTGCAGGAGAATAGTGAGAACACATTATAtaagatttagaaaaaataaattcgaGAAATTACTCTTGACAACAGAGAAATTCTATTCACAttataatgaaaaagaaaaaaaaatgacttgaatGTGATAATAGTAAAATGAATAGAAATAGGAGCACAACATACTTTgattgagagagagaaagtaagaGAACATTGTTTGTGTCATGTGTTATAGGCTACaagtaaaaataacaaaacaaatgaaacaTATACTCGCAAAAAGAACATTGTTTGTGAACATCCTACTacttaaaaaatgagaaatagatAACAACTAGTAGTCATATTCATGAAAACCTCCATGTCAAATATTTGTTTATCCATACCCAACATTGTTGATTATCATCTAGATAAGATATATATTGCAAGATATTACATCACTGAACTGACTACTATATAATCAGCAAGACTCTTAAATATCATAAAGTTATGGGTCTCCCATCATTCATCCATATAAAGGAAAATCCTAAGTAATTGCACATGTACAACCATAAAATCATgctatataacttttttttttttttttttgataagtaaacaagatTGCATT
Protein-coding regions in this window:
- the LOC100248650 gene encoding uncharacterized exonuclease domain-containing protein At3g15140 isoform X1; protein product: MAFYRVSPFRYGSLSSLIPYVSSPSSLSPPVRTFTLSASISTPHPSPPSLLTASPKASDRWRPMCLYYTQGKCTKMDDPTHLETFNHNCSRELQVNAANFQHLQSQHLDFFLVLDLEGKIEILEFPVLMINAKTMDVVDLFHRFVRPSEMSEQRINEYIEGKYGKLGVDRVWHDTSIPFKEVIQQFEAWLTQHHLWTKEMGGRLDQAAFVTCGNWDLKTKVPQQCKVSKMKLPPYFMEWINLKDVYLNFYKRRATGMMTMMKELQIPLLGSHHLGIDDTKNIARVLQRMLADGALLQITARRNADSPENVEFLFKNRIR